In the Nocardioides panaciterrulae genome, CGTCGTACGCCGACGACCTGGTGTCCGGTCCCGAACCGTGGGTGCCGGACGAGATCGGGCTGCTCTTCAGCCGGCCCGACGCCGCCAACCCCTACCCGATGGCCGCGTGGCCCTTCGACGAGCCGATCGAGCAGATGGCCGTCCCGGCCCCCGCGGGGTCGCCGGGCGAGCTCGCCGTGTGCCTGAGGGGCGAGGACGCCGCGAAGCTCTTCGCGGCGCTACCGGGCGGTGTGGTCGGCGTGTTCCGCTGGTCGGACGGCACCGCCACCTGGAGCGCGCGGGTGGACGTGACGACGCCCGGCTACCGGCTCTACGGCAGCGGGTGCGACCCGGTCTAGCCGGCGAGGTCAGGGCGTGCGTTCGGCGAGGCAGTACGCCGGGCCGGCTGGTGGATGCAGCACCGTCCAGCCACGCGGGTCCGGGTCGAGCACAGTGGCGCCGAGCTCCTCGTGGCGTGCCGTCTCGGCGGCCCGGTCGGTGGTGGCGAGGCCGAGATGCGCCCGCACCGGGCCGGTCGGCTCCTCCAGCCGCCGCAGGAGGAACCGGATCGGCAGCCGGTCGTCGCGCCCGAGCCGCGCGAACTCGTCGTGCCCGTCCCGCCCGGTCAGCGCCCAGCCGGTCAGCTCGCTCCAGAAGCGGCACTCCCCGGCGTACGGCGACGCGGGGACGTCGAGACAGACCTGGTCGACCGCCGAGTGGTGCCCACCCGGCCAGCGGACCGGGCGCGGCCGCTGAGAGGCAGGTCCCCGGACCAGGCAGAAGACGAACCCGCCTGGGGACTCCAGGACGAGGTAGCCCTGCGGCGGGCGGCCCACCACCCGGGCGCCGAGGGACCCGGCACGGCGGACGGCTCGGTCGAGGTCGACGACGTGCAGGTCGAGGTGGATCCGGGACGCTCCGCCGCCCAGCCGCTGGACGCGCAGGTAGTCGTCGCCGTCCCCCGGCAGCAGCGTGACGAACTCACCGCGCTCGCCGCGCGCCGGCGACCGGTCGTAGCCGGTCACGCCCTGCCAGAACGCCACCGCCCGCCCGTGCTCCTCGGGCGCGAGGTCCAGGAACGCGGTGATCCAGAAGGGCCCGACCGGCGTGGACGCGTCACAGGCAGTGGTCACCGGCAAGCCGTCCGATCGCCCGGACCTGCCCGGAGTCAGCCGACCGGGTGGCAGTCGTTGCCGCAGCCGCCGGGCGCGGGCGGCCCGTCGGCGTGCGCGGCCGGCCGGTGCAGGACCGCGTGCGAGGGCACCACGCGGACGTCGTCGCCGTCCACCTCGGCGGTGCCGTCGACGAGCAGCGTGAAGCCGTGCTGCACCAGCGGCGGGAACAGCACGGTGACGTCCGGGTTCGAGCCGATGTTCGCGCACGAGCCCTTGCCCGGCCCGGAGACCAGCAGGGCGCCGTCGCGGACCCAGGGCTCGACGGTCACGGCCTTGACCCGCGCCTGGTCGGAGACGGTCAGCAGGTAGCCGGCGCCGAAGTCGCTCAGCGCCCTCGCCAGGTCGGCCACGTCGACGGGGATGCTCATGGCCCGAGGCTACGCCGCGGCCCTCAGCCCCGGTCGACCCACCGCGCGCCGGCCTCGACCGCGGTGGCGGTCCCACCGGTCAGCTCCGCCACCAGCGCGTGCAGCCGCTCGACCTCGGCCACCGGCACCCCGAGGCGAAGCACCACGGTCGCGGCGTACGTCGTGTCGAGGACCGCGATCCCCCGGGCCCGCAGGTCGCTCTCGACCCGGCCGGCGTCGGCGTGGCCGACCTCGAGCTCGAGCTCGCGGAGCAGGTCGCGGCGCAGCGTGCCGGTGGCGTCGAGACCGGCGCGTACGGCGTCGCCGTACGCCCGCACCAGCCCGCCGGCGCCGAGCAGCGTGCCGCCGAACCAGCGGGTGACCACCGCGACCGCGTCGCTGACCCCGCGTCCGCGCAGCACCTCCAGCATCGGCGCGCCCGCGGTGCCGGCCGGCTCGCCGTCGTCGCTGGACCGCTCCACCGCGCCGTCCGGGCCGAGCACGAACGCCGAGCAGTGGTGCCGCGCGTCCCAGTGGGTGCGGCGCAGCCGGTCCACCACGGCCCGCGCGGACTCCTCGTCCTCGACCCGGACCAGGGTGCAGAGGAACCGGGACCGCTTGACCTCGATCTCGGCCTCGCCGTCCCGCGCGAGGGTGAGGTAGGAGTCGGTCACCACACCCCCGCGAGGCCCCCGCCGATGCGCACGATGAACGCGGTGACGACCGCGATGAAGAAGATCCGCACGAAGCGCGTGCCGCGGGCGACCGCCGTACGCGCACCGAGGTAGCCGCCGGCGAGGTTGCAGGCCCCCATCACCAGGCCGACCTTCCACAGCACCCCGCCCTGCGGGACGAAGATGCACAGCGCGGCCAGGTTCGTGGCCCAGTTGGCCAGGCGGGCCTTGGCCGAGGCCTCGAGGAAGGAGTAGCCGAGCAGGCCGACGAGCGTGAACACGAAGAAGCTGCCGGTGCCCGGGCCGAGCGCCCCGTCGTAGAACCCGATGCCCAGGCCGGTCAGCATCGCCGCCATCGTGTGCCGGTGACCGGAGAAGCGCAGCGCGGTGGTGCCGCCCAGGCTCGGCCGGAACAGCACGTAGCCGCCGACCAGGACCAGGGCCACCAGCACGAGCGGCTCGAAGGCGGCTTCCGGGATGTGGGCGGCGACCACCGCGCCGAGCGCCGAGCCGGCGAACGCCAGCAGCATCAGCGGGCCGAACGTGCGCGGGTCGGGCCGCACGCGCCGGTAGTAGGTCGCGCTGCTGACGCTGGTGCCGCAGATCGAGGCGAGCTTGTTGGTGCCGAGCACCTGCACGGGGCTCGCTCCCGGCAGCCCGAGCAGGATCGCCGGGAGCTGGATCAGGCCGCCGCCGCCCACCACCGCGTCGACGAACCCGGCCATCAACCCCGCCCCACCCAGCAGCAACATCGTCGGAAGCGAGGGATCGACCACCGCGCCACCCTAGGTCGAGGGATACTGCTGGTGATGACCAGCCTGCCGATCGAACGCCACCTGCTACGCGCCCGGGACCTCGCCGACCGTGCCTTCGCCGACGGCGTCGACGTCGAGGCGATGGCCGCCGCGGCCGGGCTCAGCCGCGCCCACTTCTCGCGGGCGTTCAAGCGGACCTTCGGCCAGTCGCCGCACGTCTACCTGCTCACCCGACGCCTGGAGCGCGCCGCGTCGCTGCTGCGGCACACCGACCGCTCGGTCGCCGAGGTGTGCATGGCCGTCGGGCTGACCAGTGTGGGCTCGTTCACCACCACCTTCTCGCGCACCTACGCGATGAGCCCGACGGCCTACCGCGCGGCGTACCCCCCGGCGACGGCGTACGCCGTGGTCCCCGCCTGCGTCCGGCGACTGTACGGGCGGCCCGGCCACGTGCCCGTGCCACCCGCTTCCGATCCAGCACGTTCGGAGAAGACCGGGCCCGTTTCACGCGCCTAGTGTCGAGGTCGAAGACCTGCCAACGAGAGGAAGACCATGATCAAGCTCGACGCCGTCCAGATGTGGGTCCACGACCAGGACGAGGCCCTCGACTTCTACACCCGCAAGCTCGGCATGGAGCTGCGCCAGGACGTCACCCTGCCGGAGATGGGCGACTTCCGCTGGCTGACCGTCGGCACGCCCGACCAGGAGGTGGAGGTCGTGCTCATGTCGGTGCCCGGCCCACCCATGACCGACGAGGCGACCGGCCAGGAGATCCGGAGCCTGGTCGCCAAGGGGTTCGCCGGCACGCTGTTCCTCGGCACCGACGACTGTCAGCGCAGCTACGACGAGCTGACCGCCCGGGGCGTGGTCTTCACCCAGCCGCCGGAGGTGCGGCCCTACGGCATCGACGCGGGCTTCCGCGACCCCTCGGGCAACTCCGTGCGGCTCACCCAGACCACCGGCGTGGCGGTGCCCTGAGCCGGTCCCCTGCCGGGGTCCCTGCCGAGCCGCGCCTAGGCTGGGGCGGTGCGGATCGTGTCCCTGCTGCCCTCGACCACCGAGATCCTGTTCGCGATCGGGGCCGGCCCGGACGTGATCGGCGTGACCTTCGAGTGCGACCACCCGGCCGAGGCGCGGACCCGGCGGATCGTGTCGACCTCGGCGATGCCGGCGGGGCTGACGCCGGCGGAGATCGACGCGTTCGTCAGCGGGGCGATGGCGCGGGGTGAGGACCTCTACCACCTCGACGCGGGCGCGCTGGCCGATCTGGACGCCGACCTCGTGGTGACCCAGGACCTGTGCGCGGTCTGCGCCGTCGACGTCTCGGTGGTCGACGACGCGCTGGCCCACCTGGGGTGCACCGCGGAGGTGCTCACGATCGACCCGCACACGATGGACGAGGTGTTCGGCTCGATCGAGGCGCTGGGCCGGGCCACCGGTCACGAGGCCGAGGCCACGACGCTGGTGGGGTCGCTGCGGGGCCGGCTGGACGTCGTACGGCGCCGCGTCGCCGGCCGGTCGCGGCCCCGGGTGATGCTGCTGGAGTGGACCGACCCGCCGTTCGCGCCGGGCCACTGGGTGCCGGAGATGATCGAGGCGGCCGGCGGCACGCCGCTGCTGGCCGAGCCGGGCGCGAAGTCGCAGCGGGTGACCTGGCAGGCGGTGCACGCGGCCCGCCCCGAGGTTGTCGTGGTCGCGCCCTGCGGCTATGACCTCGCCGGCGCGACCGCGCTCGCCGACGACCTCGTCGCCTCGGGCGTCCTGCCCCCGGGCGTACCGGTGCACCCGGTCGACGCCAACGCCGCCTGGGCCCGCCCCGGCA is a window encoding:
- a CDS encoding VOC family protein is translated as MTTACDASTPVGPFWITAFLDLAPEEHGRAVAFWQGVTGYDRSPARGERGEFVTLLPGDGDDYLRVQRLGGGASRIHLDLHVVDLDRAVRRAGSLGARVVGRPPQGYLVLESPGGFVFCLVRGPASQRPRPVRWPGGHHSAVDQVCLDVPASPYAGECRFWSELTGWALTGRDGHDEFARLGRDDRLPIRFLLRRLEEPTGPVRAHLGLATTDRAAETARHEELGATVLDPDPRGWTVLHPPAGPAYCLAERTP
- a CDS encoding pyridoxamine 5'-phosphate oxidase translates to MSIPVDVADLARALSDFGAGYLLTVSDQARVKAVTVEPWVRDGALLVSGPGKGSCANIGSNPDVTVLFPPLVQHGFTLLVDGTAEVDGDDVRVVPSHAVLHRPAAHADGPPAPGGCGNDCHPVG
- a CDS encoding YigZ family protein translates to MTDSYLTLARDGEAEIEVKRSRFLCTLVRVEDEESARAVVDRLRRTHWDARHHCSAFVLGPDGAVERSSDDGEPAGTAGAPMLEVLRGRGVSDAVAVVTRWFGGTLLGAGGLVRAYGDAVRAGLDATGTLRRDLLRELELEVGHADAGRVESDLRARGIAVLDTTYAATVVLRLGVPVAEVERLHALVAELTGGTATAVEAGARWVDRG
- a CDS encoding sulfite exporter TauE/SafE family protein, giving the protein MVDPSLPTMLLLGGAGLMAGFVDAVVGGGGLIQLPAILLGLPGASPVQVLGTNKLASICGTSVSSATYYRRVRPDPRTFGPLMLLAFAGSALGAVVAAHIPEAAFEPLVLVALVLVGGYVLFRPSLGGTTALRFSGHRHTMAAMLTGLGIGFYDGALGPGTGSFFVFTLVGLLGYSFLEASAKARLANWATNLAALCIFVPQGGVLWKVGLVMGACNLAGGYLGARTAVARGTRFVRIFFIAVVTAFIVRIGGGLAGVW
- a CDS encoding helix-turn-helix transcriptional regulator; this encodes MTSLPIERHLLRARDLADRAFADGVDVEAMAAAAGLSRAHFSRAFKRTFGQSPHVYLLTRRLERAASLLRHTDRSVAEVCMAVGLTSVGSFTTTFSRTYAMSPTAYRAAYPPATAYAVVPACVRRLYGRPGHVPVPPASDPARSEKTGPVSRA
- a CDS encoding VOC family protein, yielding MIKLDAVQMWVHDQDEALDFYTRKLGMELRQDVTLPEMGDFRWLTVGTPDQEVEVVLMSVPGPPMTDEATGQEIRSLVAKGFAGTLFLGTDDCQRSYDELTARGVVFTQPPEVRPYGIDAGFRDPSGNSVRLTQTTGVAVP
- a CDS encoding ABC transporter substrate-binding protein; this encodes MRIVSLLPSTTEILFAIGAGPDVIGVTFECDHPAEARTRRIVSTSAMPAGLTPAEIDAFVSGAMARGEDLYHLDAGALADLDADLVVTQDLCAVCAVDVSVVDDALAHLGCTAEVLTIDPHTMDEVFGSIEALGRATGHEAEATTLVGSLRGRLDVVRRRVAGRSRPRVMLLEWTDPPFAPGHWVPEMIEAAGGTPLLAEPGAKSQRVTWQAVHAARPEVVVVAPCGYDLAGATALADDLVASGVLPPGVPVHPVDANAAWARPGTRLVDGVEELAAILHPHR